A region of Flocculibacter collagenilyticus DNA encodes the following proteins:
- the tssF gene encoding type VI secretion system baseplate subunit TssF, whose protein sequence is MQQYFDAQMRLLTQAGKQFAEHYPEHAGQLNIDSLKERDPHVERLLEGVAYLTAHIQKNLDSTLPEVSEQVLRQLCPSMLNFYPSTATLKFYPKSSLQESIVVPKGKEISSSGDKSDEDNESDKASSSKESKVVCAFTTTSNTVVVPLEIDKVTYQDAFNASEIRISFKWLVHGDRSKFDLSTIRLFLQGDTPLTSSLFHFLTTGVEHIKVDFGQGYSEFNTYLKNKSCELEFLENTGAILPNSSQSHPGYALLLDYFNARERFDFLKLTGLDNIEFPENAEKFELVFKSQVKMPPGHQLNSKNIQLNCVPIVNLYKADAEPIRLEANRTDYLVVANRNSIDSIFVYSVNKVTGIDKQTATSNDYIPRYKSVFGDDLRLFTVNIKDIGAQVPSQYIQVPFEQSANDESLSVQIHASNAGWPRHVLREGDLKNAGENLSNSLTVGNISRPSSFKEAPTPNMQWKFISLLNLKFASLCNADDLKRILALFDWSDRTENRRRIESIQHISTHAINQIKRGVFISGVEIKLVIDESKFVCKSDIYHFCTLLHQFFVMYAPINQSVQTKVECIPSYNEFVWQIEPGKGNQL, encoded by the coding sequence ATGCAGCAGTATTTTGATGCACAGATGCGTCTTTTAACCCAAGCAGGAAAGCAATTTGCTGAGCACTACCCAGAGCATGCTGGGCAACTAAACATAGATTCATTAAAAGAACGTGATCCTCATGTTGAGCGCTTGCTTGAAGGTGTTGCTTATTTAACTGCGCATATTCAAAAGAATTTAGATAGCACCTTACCTGAAGTCTCAGAACAAGTATTAAGACAACTTTGCCCTTCAATGTTGAATTTTTATCCTTCAACAGCGACCCTAAAGTTTTACCCAAAGTCTTCGTTACAAGAATCTATAGTAGTGCCAAAAGGTAAAGAGATTTCTTCTTCTGGTGATAAAAGTGATGAGGATAATGAGAGCGATAAAGCAAGTTCTAGCAAAGAATCTAAGGTTGTATGTGCTTTCACCACTACCAGCAATACCGTTGTTGTTCCACTTGAAATTGATAAAGTCACTTATCAAGATGCATTCAACGCCTCAGAAATAAGAATTTCCTTTAAATGGTTAGTGCACGGAGATAGGTCTAAGTTTGATCTCTCAACCATTCGTTTATTTTTGCAAGGGGATACGCCGCTAACCAGCAGCTTGTTCCACTTTTTAACAACGGGCGTAGAACATATAAAAGTAGACTTCGGGCAAGGGTATTCGGAATTTAATACTTATCTTAAGAACAAGAGTTGTGAATTAGAGTTTTTAGAGAACACCGGAGCAATCTTACCTAACTCTAGTCAGAGTCATCCTGGTTACGCGTTACTACTTGATTACTTTAATGCTCGAGAGCGTTTTGACTTCTTAAAACTAACTGGTTTAGACAATATTGAATTTCCTGAAAATGCTGAAAAGTTTGAATTGGTTTTTAAGTCTCAAGTTAAAATGCCACCCGGACATCAGCTGAATAGTAAAAATATTCAACTTAATTGTGTCCCCATCGTTAACTTATATAAAGCAGATGCAGAACCTATTAGACTTGAAGCTAATCGCACAGACTATTTGGTTGTCGCAAATCGAAATAGTATTGATTCCATTTTTGTCTATTCAGTCAATAAAGTCACGGGTATTGATAAACAAACTGCAACTAGCAACGATTACATACCCCGCTATAAAAGTGTTTTTGGTGATGATCTTCGGTTATTTACGGTTAATATTAAAGATATTGGCGCTCAAGTACCTTCACAATATATCCAAGTTCCTTTTGAGCAGAGTGCAAATGATGAAAGTTTATCTGTTCAGATTCATGCTTCTAACGCGGGGTGGCCACGACATGTATTGCGTGAAGGTGACTTAAAAAATGCAGGTGAAAACTTATCTAACTCGCTGACCGTGGGCAATATATCTCGGCCTTCATCATTTAAAGAAGCTCCTACACCCAATATGCAGTGGAAGTTTATTAGCCTTTTAAACCTAAAATTTGCTTCGTTATGTAACGCTGATGACTTAAAGCGAATTTTAGCATTATTTGACTGGTCTGATAGAACAGAGAACCGCCGCCGTATTGAGTCAATTCAACATATAAGCACACACGCAATCAATCAAATTAAGCGTGGTGTGTTTATTTCTGGCGTAGAAATAAAGCTGGTTATAGACGAAAGTAAATTTGTGTGTAAGTCAGACATTTATCACTTTTGTACATTACTGCACCAGTTTTTTGTTATGTACGCGCCAATCAATCAAAGTGTACAAACCAAGGTTGAGTGTATTCCTAGTTATAACGAATTTGTATGGCAAATTGAGCCAGGCAAAGGTAATCAGTTGTAG
- the tssE gene encoding type VI secretion system baseplate subunit TssE, translating into MALFDMLASSSKQSFENTQASEEINSVCNHINELLNSRRGVLKHLPDYGLPDVQNIYEGLPYSQQDLAAEVKQLIEKYETRIINVTVTPVEISQSDYVVKLEIYAQLYSGLDITLDTKFATGGKAIVSNYSS; encoded by the coding sequence ATGGCTTTATTCGATATGTTAGCGTCTAGCTCTAAGCAATCCTTCGAAAATACCCAGGCTTCAGAAGAAATCAATAGTGTTTGTAATCATATTAATGAACTGTTGAATTCGCGCCGAGGTGTATTAAAACATTTGCCAGATTATGGCTTGCCAGATGTTCAGAATATCTATGAAGGCTTACCTTACTCGCAACAAGACTTAGCCGCAGAAGTAAAGCAACTCATAGAGAAATATGAAACACGAATAATTAATGTAACTGTAACTCCAGTTGAAATTAGTCAGTCAGACTATGTGGTTAAGTTAGAGATTTATGCTCAGTTATACAGTGGGCTAGACATTACACTTGATACAAAATTTGCCACTGGCGGTAAAGCAATAGTAAGCAACTATTCATCATAG
- a CDS encoding Hcp family type VI secretion system effector has product MAIPAYMWLKDDQANDIKGSVTVAEREGSIEILHFDHELRIPTDNDTGELTGTRKHEPFVITKSVDAATPYLYKACANGQTLKQLELKWYRIDDTGTEKEYFCHKLEDVKITSITPTMHNVKDLDKERYPHLETVSIRYKRITWTYLDGNIEFSDSWTEGR; this is encoded by the coding sequence ATGGCAATTCCTGCGTATATGTGGCTTAAAGATGATCAAGCAAACGACATCAAAGGCTCTGTAACAGTGGCTGAGCGTGAAGGTTCAATTGAGATTTTGCACTTTGATCACGAGTTACGTATCCCAACTGACAATGACACAGGTGAACTAACAGGTACTCGTAAGCACGAACCTTTTGTTATCACTAAGTCAGTTGATGCAGCAACACCGTACCTTTATAAAGCTTGTGCTAACGGTCAAACGTTAAAGCAGCTTGAACTTAAATGGTATCGTATTGATGACACTGGTACTGAAAAAGAGTACTTCTGTCACAAACTTGAAGATGTGAAAATCACTTCAATTACTCCAACAATGCATAACGTTAAAGATTTAGACAAGGAGCGTTACCCGCACCTTGAAACTGTGTCTATCCGTTACAAGCGCATTACTTGGACGTACCTTGATGGAAACATTGAGTTCTCTGATTCTTGGACTGAAGGTCGTTAA
- a CDS encoding type VI secretion system Vgr family protein: MTPDDFLSTIKANESQFSLLMSGVNDDDISVSDFEFEKDSLCEDYCLTINITCQHPIDKKSLIGNTTKLSIVWGTQDQTISGVVSDIISRGENSEGNQYLVTINSILRPLQHTLNNRVYTNMTVDKVISSVLEKSGFNMAQLDMQATGPELEMIVQYEESDYDFISRLMRKFGFVYSVIEVDGNAKLIVCNEIAELTSQTKKVTLSYQASTGTVRLSESVFGICCNVKMLAESFAVSDYNYEQNAVINTQTQNTSSINGFGHSSHYGENVKSNSEADAIAKTMQAAEDSIRRSLIVDTDCRALRAGTILTIKDHDEYSGDYLVISVSHRGSQRGGVNYGTGVGDLNYKNQCIVVPADTNYKAKLLPNKRVFTTFNATIEEEIDDLGRYVINLPFNFDGEGNPSKPVRLMQPYGGAGHGMHFPLSKGTEVVIAGENGDLDRPIILGALYNQQSQSPVNSNNPTENKLVTKAGHTFVMDDKLGEEKISLYTKDKKNLLQLDATSGAHQTLMQSKEGEVKIQAKKQISMTAEGNHEVVAGGHMSTRVEGSIKIQSREDSIELKSAKDIAFTAESNIRQQAVEGNFEVQSAQKFTVQAEQDTNIHSKTGNLTLQADKGDLALTSGSNVTLQSTGNGSIQLLQGSGSVEIDKGGNLNVDASTITLSAGNIVIKGNAVTNN; the protein is encoded by the coding sequence ATGACCCCAGATGACTTTTTATCAACCATAAAGGCGAATGAAAGCCAATTTAGTTTATTAATGAGCGGCGTTAATGATGACGACATATCAGTAAGTGATTTCGAGTTTGAGAAGGATAGTCTATGCGAGGACTATTGCTTAACAATTAATATTACTTGCCAACACCCGATTGATAAAAAGTCATTGATAGGTAATACAACCAAATTATCTATAGTTTGGGGGACTCAGGACCAAACGATTTCAGGTGTAGTCTCTGATATTATTTCTCGCGGTGAAAATAGTGAGGGCAATCAGTATTTAGTGACAATTAACTCTATATTACGCCCGTTACAACATACGTTGAATAATCGTGTATACACAAATATGACAGTGGATAAAGTTATATCAAGTGTACTAGAAAAGTCTGGCTTTAACATGGCTCAATTAGACATGCAGGCAACAGGGCCAGAGTTAGAAATGATTGTTCAATATGAGGAGTCAGATTACGATTTTATTTCTAGATTAATGCGTAAATTTGGCTTTGTGTATAGCGTTATAGAAGTTGATGGCAACGCAAAATTAATTGTGTGTAATGAAATAGCTGAGCTGACTTCACAAACCAAGAAAGTCACATTGTCTTATCAAGCCTCAACTGGCACTGTTCGTTTAAGTGAATCTGTGTTTGGCATTTGTTGTAACGTAAAGATGTTGGCAGAGTCATTTGCTGTGTCTGATTATAATTATGAACAAAATGCGGTTATTAATACACAAACGCAAAACACATCGAGCATTAATGGCTTTGGTCATTCTTCACATTATGGAGAAAATGTAAAAAGCAATAGTGAAGCCGACGCAATTGCAAAGACAATGCAAGCTGCCGAAGACAGCATTAGGCGTTCATTAATTGTTGATACAGATTGTCGTGCGCTTAGAGCGGGCACCATTTTAACGATTAAAGACCATGATGAATATTCAGGCGATTACTTGGTCATTTCAGTATCACACAGGGGCTCCCAACGTGGTGGTGTAAATTATGGAACCGGCGTGGGCGACTTAAATTATAAAAACCAATGTATAGTGGTTCCTGCCGACACTAATTACAAAGCAAAATTATTACCCAATAAGCGTGTTTTCACTACGTTTAATGCCACTATTGAAGAAGAAATAGATGACTTAGGGCGTTACGTTATAAATCTGCCATTTAATTTTGATGGTGAAGGAAATCCTAGCAAGCCAGTTCGCTTAATGCAGCCTTATGGTGGCGCAGGGCATGGTATGCACTTCCCACTAAGCAAGGGAACAGAGGTTGTAATTGCAGGTGAAAATGGTGACTTAGATCGTCCCATTATTTTAGGCGCGCTTTATAACCAACAATCGCAAAGCCCAGTTAATAGCAACAATCCAACCGAAAATAAATTAGTCACCAAAGCTGGCCACACGTTTGTAATGGACGACAAGTTAGGTGAAGAAAAAATTTCGTTATATACCAAAGATAAAAAGAATTTACTGCAATTAGATGCAACTTCTGGCGCACATCAAACCTTAATGCAATCAAAAGAAGGTGAGGTGAAAATTCAAGCCAAGAAACAAATTAGCATGACTGCAGAAGGTAATCATGAAGTTGTTGCTGGCGGCCACATGTCTACTAGAGTCGAAGGCTCAATAAAAATTCAATCGCGTGAAGACAGCATAGAGCTTAAGTCGGCGAAAGACATTGCATTTACGGCTGAGAGCAATATTCGCCAACAAGCAGTTGAAGGTAACTTTGAAGTGCAATCTGCGCAGAAATTTACCGTACAAGCTGAGCAAGATACAAATATCCACTCGAAAACAGGCAATTTAACATTACAGGCCGATAAGGGAGATCTTGCATTAACATCAGGTAGTAATGTCACATTACAAAGTACCGGCAACGGAAGCATTCAGCTTTTACAAGGTAGCGGTTCTGTTGAAATTGATAAAGGTGGCAACTTGAATGTAGATGCCAGCACAATAACGCTTTCAGCTGGCAATATCGTCATTAAAGGTAATGCGGTTACCAACAACTAA
- the tssB gene encoding type VI secretion system contractile sheath small subunit, with product MSDTFQKEIPRARVNISLELETNGASKKNELPLKMLLVGDYSNGQNEADFTERERVAIDKNNVSQVLKDMAPKAKFMVDDKINGEGAIGVNLTFDSFDSFDPEHVAAQVPELNKMMAMRNLLRDLKSNLLDNSSLRKELERVLQNKPELDELKAKLDEIAPLLSESNADK from the coding sequence ATGTCAGACACATTTCAAAAAGAAATTCCAAGAGCACGCGTAAATATATCGTTGGAGCTGGAAACAAATGGCGCATCTAAGAAAAATGAACTGCCTTTAAAGATGTTGCTTGTTGGCGATTATTCAAATGGCCAGAACGAAGCTGACTTCACAGAGCGCGAGCGCGTAGCAATTGATAAAAATAATGTAAGCCAAGTACTTAAAGATATGGCTCCAAAAGCTAAGTTTATGGTCGATGATAAAATAAATGGAGAAGGGGCAATTGGTGTAAACCTTACCTTTGATTCTTTCGATTCATTTGACCCAGAGCATGTTGCTGCTCAAGTGCCTGAGCTTAATAAAATGATGGCAATGCGTAACTTGTTGCGTGACCTCAAGTCAAACCTACTTGATAACTCTTCACTAAGAAAAGAATTAGAGCGTGTACTTCAAAACAAGCCAGAGCTTGATGAGCTAAAAGCAAAACTTGATGAAATCGCTCCGTTACTATCTGAAAGTAACGCTGATAAATAA
- the tssC gene encoding type VI secretion system contractile sheath large subunit produces MTMQENLNVAATVEEELTKSTYENICGLVDIAPVDDQIKLDNFRDANNLAETRADERLTAALNVFLDMARDSNVSRIDKGLLDNYVSKIDNIISEQLDQILHHPEFQKVESAWRSVRYLIDRYPANANVKIELLDVDKETLRDDFEESPDTTQSAMYKHVYTAEFDTPGGEPISTIVSNFEFDCSAPDINLLQEISRVSAAAHCPFLASAGPRFFLKDSLEEVSKIQDLSSYMERAEFLRWKNFRESEDSRYIGLTFPRYLQRLPYGENNPIRNFNYEEDVSGESHNKYLWGNASFPFAANIINSFHKNGWAVNIRGPQSGGKVESLPLHSFEAGKGLETKIPTEVLISETKELEFATQGFIPLSYYKNSDFACFFSANSTQKPQEFDTPEATANARINSRLPYIFLVSRIAHYLKVLQRENIGSSKPRHELEQQLNDWLGSLVTKMTNPDEELIATHPLKEAKVVVSEIPGNPGYYRVNTFVVPHFQVEGIDVRLALVGQMPGEK; encoded by the coding sequence ATGACAATGCAAGAAAACTTAAACGTTGCCGCAACAGTTGAAGAAGAATTAACTAAAAGCACATACGAAAATATTTGTGGTTTAGTAGATATCGCTCCGGTAGACGACCAAATAAAGTTAGATAACTTTAGAGATGCAAATAATTTAGCTGAAACAAGAGCTGATGAGCGCTTAACCGCAGCTTTAAATGTATTTTTAGATATGGCTCGTGATAGCAATGTATCACGCATCGATAAAGGCTTATTAGATAACTATGTTTCGAAGATTGATAACATTATCTCTGAGCAATTAGATCAAATTTTACATCACCCAGAGTTCCAGAAAGTGGAATCTGCATGGCGCTCAGTAAGATATCTCATTGATCGTTATCCGGCAAATGCCAACGTAAAAATTGAGCTACTTGATGTTGATAAAGAAACATTAAGGGATGACTTCGAAGAGTCACCTGATACAACTCAGTCAGCTATGTATAAACATGTTTATACGGCAGAGTTTGACACTCCAGGTGGTGAGCCAATTTCAACAATTGTCTCTAACTTTGAATTTGACTGTTCAGCACCAGATATAAATCTATTACAAGAAATTTCTCGTGTATCTGCTGCAGCGCACTGCCCATTCTTAGCGAGTGCAGGCCCACGCTTTTTCTTGAAAGACTCGCTTGAAGAAGTATCTAAGATTCAAGATTTGTCTTCTTACATGGAACGAGCTGAGTTCTTACGCTGGAAAAACTTTAGAGAATCAGAAGATTCACGTTATATCGGACTAACTTTCCCGCGCTATCTACAACGTTTACCTTATGGTGAAAATAACCCTATCCGTAACTTCAACTATGAAGAAGATGTTTCTGGAGAAAGCCATAATAAATATTTATGGGGCAATGCGTCTTTCCCATTCGCTGCAAATATTATTAATAGCTTCCATAAAAATGGTTGGGCAGTAAATATTCGAGGTCCTCAATCGGGCGGTAAAGTAGAAAGCTTACCATTGCATTCATTTGAAGCGGGTAAGGGCTTAGAGACTAAAATACCTACTGAAGTGCTGATCTCTGAAACAAAAGAATTAGAATTTGCAACGCAAGGCTTTATTCCACTAAGTTATTATAAAAACTCTGACTTTGCCTGTTTCTTCTCTGCAAACAGTACACAAAAACCTCAAGAGTTTGATACCCCTGAAGCAACAGCGAATGCGCGTATTAACTCTCGCTTACCATATATCTTTTTAGTATCGAGAATTGCGCATTATTTGAAGGTTTTACAACGTGAGAATATTGGTTCAAGTAAACCTCGTCACGAGTTAGAACAACAACTTAATGATTGGCTTGGTTCGTTAGTTACTAAGATGACAAACCCGGATGAAGAGCTGATTGCTACACACCCGCTAAAAGAAGCAAAAGTGGTGGTATCAGAAATTCCGGGGAACCCTGGTTATTATCGTGTTAATACGTTCGTTGTACCGCATTTCCAAGTGGAAGGTATTGACGTAAGACTTGCACTTGTTGGTCAAATGCCGGGTGAGAAGTAA
- the tssG gene encoding type VI secretion system baseplate subunit TssG, giving the protein MQPNWEKLPDSIEQLIQAPWKFSFYKAISLLESHWAEKGELAAGLSSRVLITNYEGLGFPASDLRQCELLSGKRGVIKLATSYLGLYGVDSPMPHYLLELTQQDEKEAQRTRAFLDLFNHSLYCLLYQTWKKSQLNLKGLGSNQFDQLLNVILAESKQRKVSSGVASLKQVSAAGLQELLRQELAINEVWVLDNQPNWITIDTASQLGDESSMVLGNSIILGNRALVSGGQVTLKIGPLTPEQANDLEPGSPGGANLCRLMQSQLSADVPWHCSIKINQPARPAQYMGDPMIMLGYTSFLGDAKSTIETKSFTQSQYATLAA; this is encoded by the coding sequence ATGCAGCCAAATTGGGAAAAGCTACCAGATAGTATTGAACAACTTATCCAAGCACCGTGGAAGTTTAGTTTTTATAAAGCAATAAGCTTATTAGAGTCACACTGGGCAGAAAAAGGTGAGTTGGCAGCTGGGTTAAGCTCGCGTGTACTTATTACCAATTATGAAGGACTGGGTTTTCCTGCATCAGATTTAAGGCAGTGTGAGTTATTGTCGGGTAAGCGAGGAGTAATAAAATTAGCGACCAGTTACCTTGGCTTGTATGGCGTAGATTCGCCAATGCCACACTATTTACTTGAATTAACTCAGCAAGATGAAAAAGAAGCACAGCGTACTCGTGCGTTTCTGGACTTGTTCAACCACTCTCTTTATTGCTTACTTTATCAAACTTGGAAAAAGTCTCAGTTAAATTTAAAAGGGCTAGGCTCCAATCAGTTCGATCAATTATTAAATGTAATTTTAGCTGAATCAAAACAAAGAAAGGTTAGTAGCGGCGTAGCAAGTTTAAAACAAGTAAGCGCAGCAGGCCTTCAAGAGCTACTTAGACAAGAACTCGCAATCAACGAAGTGTGGGTGCTTGATAATCAGCCGAATTGGATAACGATAGATACCGCCTCTCAGTTAGGTGATGAATCAAGTATGGTGCTTGGTAACTCAATTATTTTAGGTAATAGAGCACTGGTGTCTGGTGGACAAGTCACATTAAAAATAGGGCCTTTAACGCCTGAACAGGCAAACGACCTAGAGCCAGGTAGCCCAGGCGGAGCAAACTTATGCCGACTGATGCAAAGCCAACTTTCTGCAGATGTGCCTTGGCACTGTTCTATAAAAATTAATCAACCTGCACGCCCCGCACAATATATGGGTGATCCGATGATTATGCTCGGTTACACCAGTTTTTTAGGCGATGCAAAATCAACAATTGAAACTAAATCTTTTACTCAGTCACAATACGCAACGTTGGCTGCTTAA
- the tssH gene encoding type VI secretion system ATPase TssH has product MDVHGIKQLIDKLNGHSATALEAAASFASSRSHYEVLPEHLLIKLMEEGANGDLERIFHFFEVNQDAVWQLILQHLNTQPAGSKSKPVFSRRLYDWLEKTWLAANLYYDGDWITGVALVDTLIDLAALSPVLGLSELLSKIDQRFLRENQEKICKGSCERFSNAKESSANQLSSTHANHQQSQGSALADFCEDLTEKAAQGKIDPVLGRNDEIRMMVDVLCRRRKNNPILVGEPGVGKTAVVEGMAQRIIDGQVPEELKQVKLLTLDLGLLQAGAGVKGEFERRLKQVIDEVKESATPIIMFIDEAHTLIGAGGDAGMSDAANLLKPALARGELRTVAATTWSEYKQYFERDAALERRFQLVKVDEPTQQAAKLMLSGLKDKYQSHHNIQITDDAIEAAVTLSARYITGRQLPDKAIDVLDTAAARVRMSGATEPALIETEVERLAYLQRRIDNLKTEQSQGLAVDQALIIQIESEQATCIENLNEMQGLRQQQIDLLARINNVKTEHSSQDMSELLLELRSQLKAVNVDGNGLFSEVNADSVSEIIAEWTGVPVGSMVKDEVNTLITLESSLSNSVIGQDAGLQRMAQSLRVAKAGVSPTDGPLGVFLLVGPSGVGKTETARALAENLFGGEKFLTTINMSEYQEAHTVSQLKGSPPGYVGYGQGGVLTEAVRQRPYSVVLLDEVEKAHADVMNMFYQVFERGFMRDGEGREIDFRNTVILMTSNLGADTLMRHCQPEDGFEDAESLLAEAKKSVEENSLETEETPTALEDQTEQEINDEDVFIKPSITELTDIIKPDLLRYFAPALLARMQVIPFYPLDNDALSNIVALKLETVAARIVENHNMQFRVDKDVIAHLTNQCALSDSGARMVTAIIEQQILPGIARSILEFIAQDDMPDILTLSLGEDGNIDAIFADNQPVA; this is encoded by the coding sequence ATGGATGTACATGGAATCAAACAACTTATTGATAAATTAAACGGTCATAGTGCTACAGCATTAGAGGCAGCGGCTAGCTTTGCATCAAGCAGAAGCCACTATGAAGTATTGCCTGAGCATTTATTGATTAAGTTAATGGAAGAAGGGGCTAATGGTGACCTTGAGCGAATCTTCCATTTTTTTGAAGTGAATCAAGACGCAGTTTGGCAGCTCATTTTACAACATCTAAATACTCAACCTGCGGGTAGCAAGTCTAAACCTGTATTTTCAAGACGCTTATATGATTGGTTAGAAAAAACATGGTTAGCCGCAAATTTATATTACGATGGCGACTGGATAACAGGTGTTGCGTTAGTCGACACATTGATTGACTTGGCGGCACTTAGCCCTGTACTCGGATTGTCAGAATTATTAAGCAAAATTGATCAGCGCTTTTTGCGTGAAAACCAAGAAAAAATTTGCAAAGGTTCTTGTGAGCGATTTAGCAACGCAAAAGAGTCGTCGGCCAATCAATTGTCCTCAACACATGCTAATCATCAGCAATCACAAGGCAGTGCTCTTGCAGACTTCTGTGAAGACTTAACAGAAAAAGCGGCGCAGGGAAAAATCGATCCTGTGCTTGGCAGGAACGATGAAATAAGAATGATGGTGGATGTACTTTGCCGTCGCAGAAAAAACAACCCAATTTTAGTTGGTGAGCCGGGTGTAGGTAAAACCGCTGTTGTTGAAGGCATGGCTCAACGCATTATTGACGGACAAGTGCCTGAAGAGTTAAAGCAAGTAAAACTATTAACTCTAGATTTAGGGCTGTTACAAGCGGGCGCTGGTGTTAAAGGTGAATTTGAACGTCGATTAAAGCAAGTTATTGATGAAGTAAAAGAGTCTGCAACACCAATCATTATGTTTATTGATGAAGCGCATACGTTAATAGGCGCAGGCGGTGATGCAGGCATGAGCGATGCTGCTAACCTCTTAAAGCCAGCATTAGCAAGAGGTGAATTACGCACTGTTGCTGCTACCACATGGTCTGAATATAAGCAGTATTTTGAGCGTGATGCAGCGCTTGAACGTCGCTTCCAATTAGTTAAAGTTGACGAGCCAACTCAGCAAGCCGCTAAGCTGATGTTGTCAGGTTTAAAAGACAAATACCAGTCGCATCATAATATTCAAATTACTGATGACGCCATTGAAGCGGCTGTCACACTTTCAGCACGTTATATCACAGGTAGACAGCTTCCAGATAAAGCCATTGATGTACTCGATACAGCCGCTGCTAGAGTGCGAATGTCTGGTGCGACAGAACCAGCATTAATTGAAACGGAAGTAGAGCGACTAGCTTACCTCCAGCGCAGAATTGATAACCTAAAAACGGAGCAAAGCCAAGGCTTAGCGGTTGACCAAGCTTTGATTATTCAGATTGAATCTGAGCAAGCAACATGCATTGAAAACTTAAATGAAATGCAAGGCCTGCGCCAGCAACAAATTGATTTATTGGCACGGATTAATAACGTAAAAACAGAACACTCTAGCCAAGATATGAGTGAACTATTGCTTGAGCTACGCAGCCAACTTAAAGCTGTTAACGTTGATGGCAATGGCTTGTTTTCTGAAGTTAATGCTGACTCTGTATCAGAAATTATCGCCGAATGGACAGGCGTGCCAGTTGGATCAATGGTTAAAGATGAAGTAAATACTTTAATTACATTAGAAAGCAGCTTATCTAACAGTGTTATAGGCCAAGATGCTGGCTTACAGCGTATGGCGCAATCACTGCGAGTTGCAAAAGCTGGGGTGAGCCCAACAGATGGTCCTTTAGGCGTATTCTTACTAGTTGGCCCTTCAGGTGTAGGTAAAACAGAAACTGCAAGAGCATTAGCTGAAAATCTATTCGGTGGTGAAAAGTTCCTAACTACAATCAACATGAGCGAATATCAAGAGGCGCACACCGTTTCGCAATTAAAAGGCTCTCCTCCGGGCTATGTGGGTTATGGACAAGGAGGTGTATTAACAGAAGCAGTACGTCAACGCCCATATTCTGTTGTGTTACTTGACGAAGTAGAGAAAGCTCACGCAGATGTAATGAACATGTTCTATCAAGTGTTTGAGCGCGGGTTTATGCGAGATGGTGAAGGCCGCGAGATTGACTTTAGAAATACCGTGATCTTAATGACTTCTAATTTAGGTGCCGACACGTTAATGCGCCATTGCCAACCTGAAGATGGCTTTGAAGACGCCGAAAGCCTACTTGCTGAAGCAAAAAAATCCGTTGAAGAAAATAGTCTTGAAACTGAAGAAACGCCAACAGCTCTTGAAGATCAAACAGAGCAGGAAATTAATGATGAAGATGTATTTATCAAGCCCTCAATCACCGAATTAACCGACATTATTAAGCCCGATTTACTACGTTACTTTGCGCCTGCGTTACTTGCCAGAATGCAAGTAATACCATTCTATCCATTAGATAATGACGCGCTAAGTAACATTGTTGCGTTGAAGCTAGAGACAGTAGCGGCAAGAATTGTGGAAAACCACAATATGCAGTTTAGGGTGGATAAAGATGTTATTGCACACTTAACAAATCAGTGTGCATTGTCTGACTCAGGTGCACGTATGGTTACAGCCATTATCGAACAGCAAATTTTACCTGGTATTGCACGCTCAATACTAGAGTTTATTGCTCAAGATGACATGCCTGACATTCTTACTTTATCACTGGGTGAAGACGGTAACATTGACGCTATTTTTGCAGATAACCAACCTGTAGCATAA